The Vespula pensylvanica isolate Volc-1 chromosome 3, ASM1446617v1, whole genome shotgun sequence nucleotide sequence GCTAACGAAGGTAAAAAttgataagagagagagagagagagagagagagagagagagagagagagagagagagagagagagagagagagagagagagagagagaggaattataaataattaggtGTCTCCTCGTTCGACGTTTTATCTCAGTCGGATCGacgaggagagaaggagatagatagatgagagagaaagagagaaagagagagagagagagagagagggaaagagagagagaaagaaatagaaaaagacagagacgtaagaggagaagggaaggagagaaggggGGGACACGTGCCAAGAAGGCACAGAAAAGGCACAACAAGCACTCGGATTTATCGATGACTGAGCGTCAAAGATGCATTCGTAGGTTTCACTCGTcgcacgttttttttttttttactttttcgcgCACCGACCGTGTTCACGCAAGGCCCActcgaattttcttcgattcgtgCAAAGAATttgaagtaataataataataatattattattattattattaaataataatattaataataataatgataatgataataatgataatgacgtTCCTCCTTCCCTCGTTGATAAGCACGACGAGACGTAACGATTGAAATAAACTATTACACAGGCAACGACGTTCGGACGGCGGAAAATGCAGGAGCCACGCCGACACCAGGCAGCATTGAACCGCACTGCGCCCTCTCGATTACTCGATCGtctctaattttattattcgtatatcTTCGAACTTCTCCTCTGTGCTCCTGCCGCGAGCAAAAACTCTCGACGAGTGACAGAAATGGTGGAGGTACCACGTTGGTCAATTCAACAACGACCGTCCGATGATAGAGACCTGGTTCTTTAATAAGCCGGATGTCGCTGCAGTCgttatctttgttttctttttttttttttcttctttttccttttccgaatagaaagaaaaagtaagagagagagagagagattcagtTTCGGATGAATTGTATACAACGTATCGGTCGGTAATGCAGAAATCgctacgtatatatttttaatacgaaagtaatgtttatatatctcGTAATTCTTTGGAACGTTCGTTTATAGAAGATTCAATTTCTtggtcatttttctttcatttattcgcGTTATTCGAGATCGCTTAATACGTAGATGGCGGTAGTATTCTACTACGTTAGTCGACATCATAGTTGTTCTTCTCTGTAAAGCCggcatttttgttttaaatcttGTTTCCTGAAACGTCCGATGGATTATCAACGTcgaataatgatattaattcgagatatatttttcaaggaagaaataaacgatGGAAGAATTCGTAATAGATTTAATTGGATAATAAGAAGTGTTAGATCGTctaaagtattttcttttaaatttatttctaaccTATGATTTTTTTTGATAGACAAGAATCTGAAGTTTCTTGGTAAGAAAATGCAGTGAAAAGGTATTGGCGGGAAATTCAAACGTTCTTTATTTCAACTACCTGTTTGCtgatattttatcgttatcaaaataattgatataatattattccatCGCAACAAAGCACTAATGGCAAAGGaaatgaagatatataaatgtaaaatatactaACTTTAACATTTACCTCTTAGGAATTGATATATAATGCTAAAATCTTTTTGCGATAAACCATGACTATTAAGCATCTTATAAAGTTGATAAGCCAAAGAGCCTAAAGGAATTAATGCGTCTGTCCTAGTTGCGGCAGATTGCGCCAAGCTTAAATCCTTTGTCATAAGCAATGTACTAAAGCCGCCCTAAAGTAAAATATCAAGTATAATTATCAAACCGGTAatatagaaattcttttcgcatgttaaacattatatatatatatatatccgttcACTTActtcataattatttgaacTAGGAACATCAGGTAGAAGACCTGGAACAGGATTGTACAATTCAGAGGACCAACATTTTCCTGAACTGGAATTCACTATGTCATtcaatacattttcttttagacCCAATCtaccaaatgaaaaaaactcaataatcaaataatatgtAACACATGCGAACGAAAAAACTCTcatgataaatttttctcttttacacttTACCTTTGACcaagattaaaaatttcggCTGTACCGATCATACTAATGGCTAGTAGCATATTATTACACAATTTTGCTGCCTGTCCCATTCCAACGTCACCGCAATGAACTATTCTCGAGCCCATAGCCTCCAATATAGATTTGGCCGCTTCGAAATTTGCATTAGAACCGCCTACCATAAAAGTCAATGTACCATCTCTCGCTGCGTTTATAcctaaaatatacataaaaacatcgcatcgtacgtacataaacgatatatctatacaattgtataaaaatataaattatacctCCGGATACCGGACtatcaataaatttaacttctcttttttcagcCTTTATCGATATTTCCTTCGACACGAATGGATCTATCGTACTGCTATCTATCAggagtacatttttttttactgagctataaaaaatatagatcatTAATctctatatacaatataatgcatatatatatatatatatatatatatatataaaaagagaaatatattgttatcttCAATATGTTGATACCTCAATATACCATTATCACCGGTATAGCAATCTAGAACTTGTTGATTCGAAGGTAACATAGAAATGAGTACGTCAACGTCCTTCACCATTTCTGCAATGGTCGAAGCAGTTTTTGCACCGTTTTCGACCAAGTTAGACATAGCTGATTTATCAATATCGAACACTGTTAATTCGTAACCCTAAAAATACTTCGATCAGATCATtgtattcgtaataatttttataattatctttctcttacctttttcaaaatatttcttgcCATATGACCACCCATATTACCTAAACCGACGAATCCAACTTTTGAAAATCGACGCGCACCTGCCATACTTATCCAGGTTGAAGATTTTAAGCGAAATATGAGGagacacatttttctttttttttttttccttttttctttctttctctctctctctctctcttttttttttttttttacattcctTCAATCTTATCGTTGTCGGTAACAGAAACACTTTGACATTCGGTCGCGATAAGACTTGTAATgacttatattataaaatggtAATTAATGGACaaacttaataaaatattcttactGTATAAATTACATGCTTGTGACATGGAATGGTTCGATACTAAAGACGATTTCATCAAAAgtcgaatatatttcttagcTTGGTAAACATAAATGTTGTTTACATCTCAGCTATGAATCTATTAATGCTTTGACGACACTATCGTGAAttaaagaaacgtaaaattaaaaatacgttgcgcaatattatcgataagacATAAGTCGTTTCaacaaataattacatatttttcatatatatatatatatatatatatatatatatatatatatatatatatatattaatatatttattattatccatttactaattattatagtaattacTATATTACTACATTTACTCTTAGAGctattagaataatttaaatcacgaaaaagaagacataAAAAGACTATGATTgcatatacttaaatattccaaagaaaaacaaaaaaaagaaagaaagaaaaactaatcCTCTTGCAAAAGTATTTTTCAAATCACACGTTAGAatcgaatgaatatttaatcaaattattactcttttttcatatttatagtCTCATAATAGTATCTAGTATTTAGATCGATATtctaatagttttttttttttaattgtgtaGAGCGATTCTctagagagaggaaaagagagagagagtactcTGGAAAGTACATACTATGTCATTTAAAAgcttattttatcataaatcaCCTCTTTAGACAGGAAGTAGATCACATCGTgtactttttatcgatctaaTGCTCTTCATccttacattttaattttcccATTCCATAACACGACCACCGTATAAAAGTTGCGAAGGGAAAAGTCATTATtagaaatagatgaaaaaatatttgcgcAAGGAAAAAGTCGTTCGACGAATTTTACCGTTCAACACAAACTAACTTCTGACACTTTTGATGGTCGTCCTAAgcgatgaattttttaactGACACCAATTAAGTTCGAACGATAGGACATCGTGAAGAGCAATTACACGccattgtatgtatatacacgacTAATTGTACTTGTATTATAGGATATTCAGGGTATTCTCTCTATTCGTGTTTacatctattttctttctgttaaaACAGTTATTTATCTATTGTAAAAATgcttcaaaatattatatcacatTTATCATATATGCAAACGATGTACCAATAAATACTTTCCATATCAAACATATTACAATGCTCTAATTatgatatctctttttctttttttcctttctatttttccctctttctttttccttacactcgtttacgtatatatgtatatatatatatatatatttgtatatgcgAGTATATAAGAACAGTCGATGGTCGATTCTCGTCGAGTACACTCGTatgatgatgttgatgatggtggtggtggtgatagcagtgtgtgtgtgtgtgtaccaACCACGTTTAAAAACCATTTTTACTAAAGTTCTTTAATAACAAAACGTTTTTAATCGCTAATCAatcgtttctttaaattatgtaCAATCATgagaatatatttgtttctctatattatattgaagGATCTTCGAGTATCAAGAACCAgtgacattatatataaattcattgaaaCGTCGTGGATAACGAAAGAGGATTTTAATTTGGCTTTAAGTGCTTCTTTCAAGAATTCATTCTGTtgtaacatttatttacatgGTTGGGAATGtcataagaatattttttaatattttctctatgatttcataaaaatttgatttcttttttctttttgttttttattatttttttttttttttccttttcgttcccATTTTaattgctctttttctttttttaaattccacAGATACCACTTTGGAAATTTCACAgctgtttaaaaaatttattgataattatccCTACGAGTATTCATTGAACGCAAATACTTATGATTGCAAGGCATATTTTTTGTTGGGCTcgacggagaaagaaattttgcatgatttgaaaaagtaaacagaatatatatatatatatatatatatatatatataatatataaattttttgttccaATCGATTGGAAACcaacatttatatttcttttatttcttcgttttttatctttttagaGTTCCAACGTTTATATCCAGCACAGAAATTCTCGTCATTGTgaacgattatataaaaattaattcgagtGTTTTTAACGTGACGATCTATGGGAACGCTAACGCTAACGTGATAAGCAAATCAGGAATATGGAGTTTGTccgaaaattatttattcccAAGAATCTTTCATAGAGTCGACaagtagatatacatatatcaatattttttttatttaactataACAAACAATTAACACATTAGCGACTGGTAAAACAAGTAGTTGATTATGAAAGTGATATAACAACaaaattaatcatatatttttctgtttcgaTTTTGACATTTGAATTTGAATGATTTTTCtgtaaagagataaaaaatacaaaaaagataagtacatttattcttgaaaaataattcttctatgtaattaaaaaaatttcaagaatatAGCGTGtgatatcttttaatatttcaaacgatGTATAAACCACTTTCATAATTATCAagtcattttttaatagttatctttaatattttcatattatcttttgatattttcattttgatttttgaaTAGGAAGGAACAATTGAGTTAAAGTTTAGCGAAGCTTTTAGCGAGTTCGTCAATGTGTTAATAAAagcataaaataaaactttttagctatgaaaaaatgaaacgcgACGATGGAAAAGTGAATTTTCATGGTAGACAATTAAGAGCATCGACATTTTATCGGCCACCAGTGTCTTATTTAAATCGTACAACCGTCAGGATTATCGATGacgtcgaagaagaaatatttgacgCTGACGACGGTATAATATAACGAAGATGTTTACAAATCTTTTAATTCACtcataaattaattcattcaaattttataGATCAGGAGAAGGACGGTATCGAAGTGAAGCTATTCTTGTTGATGGCAGAAAAATTGAACTTCACTTGgatcattaaaaaatcgaaagatagGTATTGGACAAATATTGTACgatcttcttcgtttaattagcattcattttttcataatgTCGCTTTAAAAACAGATACGGAAAAAGATACAATGAGACTGCATGGAAAGGTGGATTCATAAAACTCTTGTACGACAACAAGGTATATTAACGAATTGAAACGTCATGAaaattgtcaaaaaaaaaaaaaaaaaaaaaaaaaaaaaagaacaagaaaatacAGGGTaggagatattttctttttatatctcgtaGATCGATATCGCGTTTGCCAGTATATGGTTGAACAGGAATCATTATGATTTCGTCAACTTGACTGATCCTTGGTATCAAgtgtatatacaatttttggTACCACGTCCACAACCGATAACCAGTTTCTGGGCTCTAACTAGACCTTTCTCGGTAACTATATGGATTCTACTTGTCTTAGCTATATTCTTACAAAGCATTTGCATATTCGCTCACGCTCGATTCAATCCACGATATCCGGAACGTAAGTGATTTCAATTCTATCGTTAAAACTATTTTCGACGtgtctttctattctcttatCAATCGATCTCTAATcgattatctttgaaaaaggCTTTCGAAGTTTCTTAATAACTTTCATCGAATTGACCGGTCGCTTGTTGGGCTCTTGGGCACCAAAAAACATGGTCAACGTCAAACTACAATTATATCTTTGGCAAACAATGGGATTGATACTTGTCACTGCC carries:
- the LOC122627732 gene encoding uncharacterized protein LOC122627732 isoform X1, which translates into the protein MRIYLFLYIILKDLRVSRTSDIIYKFIETSWITKEDFNLALSASFKNSFCCNIYLHDTTLEISQLFKKFIDNYPYEYSLNANTYDCKAYFLLGSTEKEILHDLKKVPTFISSTEILVIVNDYIKINSSVFNVTIYGNANANVISKSGIWSLSENYLFPRIFHRVDNYEKMKRDDGKVNFHGRQLRASTFYRPPVSYLNRTTVRIIDDVEEEIFDADDDQEKDGIEVKLFLLMAEKLNFTWIIKKSKDRYGKRYNETAWKGGFIKLLYDNKIDIAFASIWLNRNHYDFVNLTDPWYQVYIQFLVPRPQPITSFWALTRPFSVTIWILLVLAIFLQSICIFAHARFNPRYPERFRSFLITFIELTGRLLGSWAPKNMVNVKLQLYLWQTMGLILVTAYSSSLAAKLTNSEYENRIDTIKQFFEANLIWGTKTVPSFTNFIDYEDPYLSQLPSTHRVIENKEEIHKNIVKGNFAILGNFVGSVFFPEDEIYNEDLKKYRMMKEMIGKFYASFVAQPWLLSPINRMMLQLRESGIITFHLHDVLRRRTGFNLREILVEYDGKDGSIRVLTLTPLGAAFFLLFVGLSISTLVFYLEIKYKNNSKSIREILRDIDQKRGSRSTSTGKKQL
- the LOC122627738 gene encoding 3-hydroxyisobutyrate dehydrogenase, mitochondrial, whose translation is MCLLIFRLKSSTWISMAGARRFSKVGFVGLGNMGGHMARNILKKGYELTVFDIDKSAMSNLVENGAKTASTIAEMVKDVDVLISMLPSNQQVLDCYTGDNGILSSVKKNVLLIDSSTIDPFVSKEISIKAEKREVKFIDSPVSGGINAARDGTLTFMVGGSNANFEAAKSILEAMGSRIVHCGDVGMGQAAKLCNNMLLAISMIGTAEIFNLGQRLGLKENVLNDIVNSSSGKCWSSELYNPVPGLLPDVPSSNNYEGGFSTLLMTKDLSLAQSAATRTDALIPLGSLAYQLYKMLNSHGLSQKDFSIIYQFLRGKC
- the LOC122627732 gene encoding uncharacterized protein LOC122627732 isoform X2 — its product is MRIYLFLYIILKDLRVSRTSDIIYKFIETSWITKEDFNLALSASFKNSFCCNIYLHDTTLEISQLFKKFIDNYPYEYSLNANTYDCKAYFLLGSTEKEILHDLKKVPTFISSTEILVIVNDYIKINSSVFNVTIYGNANANVISKSGIWSLSENYLFPRIFHRVDNYEKMKRDDGKVNFHGRQLRASTFYRPPVSYLNRTTVRIIDDVEEEIFDADDDQEKDGIEVKLFLLMAEKLNFTWIIKKSKDRYGKRYNETAWKGGFIKLLYDNKIDIAFASIWLNRNHYDFVNLTDPWYQVYIQFLVPRPQPITSFWALTRPFSVTIWILLVLAIFLQSICIFAHARFNPRYPERFRSFLITFIELTGRLLGSWAPKNMVNVKLQLYLWQTMGLILVTAYSSSLAAKLTNSEYENRIDTIKQFFEANLIWGTKTVPSFTNFIDYEDPYLSQLPSTHRVIENKEEIHKNIVKGNFAILGNFVGSVFFPEDEIYNEDLKMMLQLRESGIITFHLHDVLRRRTGFNLREILVEYDGKDGSIRVLTLTPLGAAFFLLFVGLSISTLVFYLEIKYKNNSKSIREILRDIDQKRGSRSTSTGKKQL